A single Crateriforma conspicua DNA region contains:
- a CDS encoding type I phosphomannose isomerase catalytic subunit: MRISAEPSVDGYPLSFTPVLKRTLWGGRRLGEMLGKPLGAEQDYAESWEIVDHGDDQSIVDAGPLKGQSLAQILAERPEWLLGPAWEKRVGQTGASGGRFPLLLKYLDCNRVLSVQVHPDDAYARQMDPPDLGKTEAWYVVAAEPESLIYAGLKEGVDRQTLAEAVEAGQTEQVLHSFHPSPGDCVFIPAGTVHALGEGLIIAEIQQSSDTTFRLFDWNRVDAQGNARPLHIEPSLAVSDYQAGPAKPSSVDPSAEGWQSLVQCDKFTLRALSIGRRPIGGDGRCVILTVPHGTVVLQCGDEERELRTGQSLLIPAACAECQVEPTESSLLLAMGLPDETV, from the coding sequence ATGAGAATTTCCGCCGAACCATCTGTCGACGGCTACCCGCTGTCCTTCACGCCCGTACTGAAACGCACGCTGTGGGGCGGCCGTCGGCTGGGCGAAATGTTGGGGAAACCACTGGGGGCCGAACAGGACTATGCCGAAAGCTGGGAAATCGTTGACCACGGTGACGACCAGAGCATCGTTGACGCCGGTCCCCTGAAGGGACAATCGCTGGCGCAAATCCTGGCCGAACGCCCCGAATGGCTGTTGGGGCCGGCTTGGGAAAAACGGGTCGGGCAAACCGGTGCCAGCGGCGGACGCTTTCCGCTGCTGTTGAAGTACCTGGATTGCAACCGCGTTCTATCGGTTCAAGTTCATCCGGACGATGCCTATGCCCGCCAAATGGATCCGCCGGACCTGGGCAAAACAGAAGCCTGGTATGTCGTGGCGGCCGAGCCGGAAAGCCTGATTTACGCCGGGCTGAAGGAGGGAGTCGATCGTCAAACCCTGGCCGAGGCGGTTGAGGCGGGACAGACCGAACAAGTACTGCACTCGTTTCACCCCAGCCCGGGTGACTGCGTGTTCATCCCCGCGGGTACCGTTCACGCGTTGGGCGAAGGGTTGATCATTGCGGAAATCCAACAATCCAGCGACACAACGTTTCGTCTGTTTGATTGGAACCGGGTGGACGCCCAAGGCAACGCACGTCCGCTGCACATCGAACCATCGTTGGCAGTTTCCGATTACCAGGCCGGTCCGGCCAAACCGTCATCGGTCGACCCTTCGGCCGAAGGCTGGCAATCGTTGGTTCAGTGCGACAAGTTCACATTACGAGCACTCAGCATCGGCCGGCGACCGATCGGTGGCGATGGCCGATGCGTCATCCTGACCGTTCCGCACGGCACGGTGGTGTTGCAGTGCGGTGACGAAGAACGGGAATTGCGGACCGGGCAAAGCCTGCTGATCCCGGCGGCTTGCGCGGAATGTCAGGTCGAGCCCACCGAATCGTCGCTGCTGTTGGCAATGGGATTGCCCGACGAAACGGTCTGA
- a CDS encoding membrane or secreted protein, which yields MTASQRQVAFIAGVAVCLVSLGCRGRGWLPAAGPIGQQQASAVVHDPYPQADIGPSDAGARPPSYQKPLAEPVRNRLVPDLMPWLGR from the coding sequence ATGACTGCCAGCCAACGCCAAGTCGCCTTCATCGCAGGTGTCGCCGTTTGCCTGGTTTCACTGGGTTGCCGCGGTCGTGGCTGGTTGCCCGCGGCCGGGCCGATCGGCCAGCAACAAGCCAGCGCGGTCGTCCACGATCCGTATCCCCAGGCGGATATTGGACCATCCGACGCCGGTGCACGTCCGCCCAGCTATCAAAAACCCTTGGCCGAACCCGTCCGCAATCGCTTGGTTCCCGACTTGATGCCCTGGCTGGGCCGCTAA
- a CDS encoding pseudouridine synthase — MPKRAKSAKRPSQNSASSGPQRLQRILAAAGFGSRRQCEDLIQEGRVIVNGQTVTQLGSTADPKSDTILVDDSPIRPSRHVYYAVHKPTGVVTTNRDPQGRPRVIDLVPPDERVFPVGRLDRNSEGLILLTNDGDLAQQLAHPKFGVRKIYRVTVAGKVDGETMKQMRRGIHIAEGMVRVEGAKLLKTRGRSTELEIVLREGKNREIRRILARLGHKVQKLRRIAIGPLRLGDVPAGAYRALRHDEVAKLYASVQPGGDDDTPTHPSRRKGGKKPRQRSGTDGPRPKSTKSTAKKAAAKRSGRTPDPDRNRRDERSDSSFPLPSSHRRIGAVIGGDAPEPVDTVEGRPAKRSKKPSRKKAAKRPAASRSGSGRTGSQGRATKRGTKKRAGSRSAGPKANTKKRRRR, encoded by the coding sequence ATGCCCAAGCGCGCCAAATCAGCCAAACGCCCCTCCCAGAATTCTGCCTCCTCGGGTCCGCAACGGCTGCAACGCATTTTGGCGGCCGCCGGATTCGGCAGCCGGCGGCAATGCGAGGATTTGATTCAAGAGGGACGGGTCATCGTCAACGGGCAAACCGTGACACAGCTGGGCAGCACGGCAGACCCCAAGTCGGACACCATCCTGGTCGACGATTCGCCGATCCGGCCGTCACGACACGTGTATTACGCCGTTCATAAACCGACCGGCGTCGTCACGACCAACCGCGACCCCCAGGGACGCCCCCGAGTGATCGACTTGGTGCCGCCCGACGAACGTGTCTTTCCGGTCGGCCGCCTGGACCGCAACAGCGAAGGTCTGATCCTGCTGACCAACGATGGGGATCTGGCCCAACAATTGGCCCACCCCAAGTTCGGTGTTCGCAAAATCTATCGCGTCACCGTCGCCGGTAAGGTTGACGGCGAAACAATGAAACAGATGCGTCGCGGCATTCACATCGCGGAGGGGATGGTCCGCGTCGAGGGTGCCAAGCTGTTAAAGACTCGCGGCCGATCCACGGAATTGGAAATCGTACTGCGTGAAGGAAAGAACCGTGAGATCCGCCGGATCCTTGCCAGGCTGGGTCACAAGGTTCAAAAACTTCGTCGGATCGCGATCGGCCCGTTGCGTCTGGGCGATGTTCCCGCCGGGGCGTATCGCGCGCTGCGGCACGACGAAGTCGCCAAGCTGTACGCGTCCGTTCAACCCGGTGGCGATGACGACACCCCGACGCATCCCAGCCGGCGCAAGGGTGGCAAGAAACCGCGACAGCGCAGCGGCACCGACGGCCCGCGACCAAAGTCGACGAAATCCACAGCCAAGAAAGCGGCTGCGAAACGGTCCGGCCGCACGCCCGATCCCGACCGCAATCGCCGCGACGAGCGATCGGATTCATCTTTCCCCCTGCCGTCGTCCCATCGCCGAATCGGCGCCGTCATTGGCGGTGATGCGCCCGAACCAGTCGACACCGTTGAGGGACGGCCCGCCAAACGTTCCAAAAAGCCGTCTCGGAAAAAAGCAGCCAAGCGACCGGCGGCGTCTCGATCCGGATCAGGTCGCACCGGTTCACAAGGCCGTGCAACAAAACGTGGCACCAAGAAACGCGCTGGCAGCCGATCCGCCGGCCCGAAAGCCAATACGAAAAAACGTCGCCGTCGTTAA
- a CDS encoding dihydroorotate dehydrogenase electron transfer subunit — MTSLHADHYADNLVQLRSPLVTNRCVARDTFLCRIDAPEIAGAVIPGQFVMIRMAQHDAPLIGRAFAVWDIINDDSGSPRFIELIYLRKGTLTRALASAPVGTPMDVWGPLGNGFAARPCDRLIMTAGGIGQTPMLLLGKEAIGTTDFGREHGWASHVEIIYGARTAELLAGVEAFRTAGFEVTVCTDDGSTGQTGRVPDVLATRLTELKDTGTTRVVTCGPEIMMQRVSEVCDQHGVDCQVSMETPMACGIGICFSCVAKIRQDDPNQPWDYKRTCVEGPIFDSSRVHWDD; from the coding sequence ATGACTTCGCTGCACGCTGATCACTACGCCGACAACCTCGTGCAATTGCGATCACCGCTGGTGACCAATCGCTGCGTCGCTCGAGACACTTTTCTGTGCCGAATCGATGCACCGGAGATTGCTGGGGCCGTGATCCCCGGCCAGTTTGTGATGATTCGCATGGCCCAGCATGACGCCCCGCTGATCGGCCGCGCCTTTGCCGTTTGGGACATCATCAACGACGATTCGGGTTCCCCACGGTTCATCGAATTGATCTACCTTCGCAAAGGCACGTTGACGCGAGCGTTGGCTTCCGCACCGGTGGGTACCCCGATGGATGTTTGGGGACCGCTTGGCAACGGCTTTGCCGCTCGCCCGTGTGACCGCCTGATCATGACTGCCGGCGGCATCGGCCAGACTCCGATGCTATTGCTTGGAAAAGAAGCGATAGGGACCACCGATTTCGGCCGCGAACATGGTTGGGCAAGCCACGTCGAAATCATTTATGGGGCTCGAACCGCTGAATTGTTGGCGGGTGTCGAAGCGTTTCGCACCGCCGGCTTTGAAGTCACCGTTTGCACCGACGATGGTTCGACGGGACAGACTGGACGGGTGCCGGATGTTTTGGCCACGCGATTGACCGAACTGAAAGACACCGGCACGACGCGTGTGGTGACTTGTGGACCGGAAATCATGATGCAGCGAGTTTCCGAAGTCTGCGATCAACACGGGGTCGATTGTCAGGTCAGCATGGAAACCCCCATGGCCTGCGGCATCGGCATCTGTTTTTCCTGCGTCGCGAAAATTCGACAGGACGATCCAAACCAACCTTGGGACTACAAACGAACGTGCGTCGAAGGTCCCATCTTCGATTCCTCGCGGGTCCATTGGGATGACTAA
- a CDS encoding TlpA family protein disulfide reductase: protein MPRLFAVAALLGLAILAGCNSSSETDVVDSDGQPTPPLPQEDETDFAGRPSPTGRPNNNPVAPPISDTAMTPSPTEQGGGDLLDQLAEPPELELAQPPSQATEQLKANLSPDRLAVLLATADREMEMALTMQSDASQQERLAQAKKIADAKLQAARRLASHPDATPEQMTLGKRAELQGLSHLAQLGDLRSAELLEDLASEYVRSESDDLKVDSQLVLIGFGLERLQNGDEQAADDLVQLNRELIEITSDQNVMAIVAMAQARQWLAKLDHPAESDEVRRMILDKFGASSDPNISAMAAQYAGNVKFDAIDQLVAKAIEGQTINPTRWREAVETLLREAPDLLSVRYLCGTTLQFESGNQPELADITYEILEQRFADDASAMGQDVQLALELRDARAEKIGQPMDVPLRSIYGTVGRIEQMQGQVVLMPFWSTRFEDSLQLIPTLQKLESEFPDDVSVVGMNLDPSGDDVRGWMSKAGLELPTVALQQNADESVKVSPVARQFGMGGRPMTVILDRQGIVRKILFGDQNLRATVEALVLADAGQGNP from the coding sequence ATGCCGCGATTGTTCGCGGTGGCCGCGCTGCTGGGACTGGCGATTCTGGCCGGCTGCAATTCATCGTCCGAAACCGACGTTGTCGACAGCGACGGTCAGCCAACGCCCCCGCTGCCGCAAGAAGACGAAACGGACTTTGCCGGCCGACCATCACCCACCGGTCGCCCCAATAACAATCCAGTCGCACCGCCGATTTCAGACACTGCCATGACACCTTCGCCCACCGAACAAGGCGGCGGTGACTTATTGGACCAGTTGGCCGAGCCACCCGAGTTGGAATTGGCTCAACCGCCAAGTCAGGCGACGGAGCAGCTCAAGGCGAACCTTTCCCCCGATCGTCTGGCCGTTCTATTGGCCACTGCCGACCGAGAAATGGAAATGGCGTTGACGATGCAAAGCGACGCGTCGCAACAGGAACGCCTGGCACAGGCCAAGAAGATTGCCGATGCAAAGTTGCAAGCCGCCAGACGATTGGCCTCGCATCCCGACGCTACCCCCGAACAAATGACCCTGGGGAAACGCGCCGAACTGCAGGGCCTATCACACTTGGCACAACTGGGTGACTTGCGATCGGCGGAGTTACTGGAAGACTTGGCCAGCGAATACGTCCGCTCCGAATCCGATGATTTGAAGGTGGACAGCCAACTGGTGCTGATCGGTTTTGGGTTGGAACGTTTGCAAAATGGCGATGAACAGGCGGCCGATGACCTGGTCCAGTTGAACCGGGAACTGATTGAAATCACTTCGGATCAAAACGTCATGGCCATCGTCGCGATGGCCCAAGCGAGACAGTGGCTGGCCAAGCTGGATCATCCCGCCGAATCCGACGAAGTCCGCCGGATGATTTTGGATAAGTTCGGCGCTTCATCGGATCCGAACATCAGTGCTATGGCCGCACAGTACGCGGGCAATGTGAAGTTCGATGCGATCGACCAACTGGTGGCCAAGGCCATTGAGGGTCAAACGATCAATCCGACGCGGTGGCGTGAAGCCGTGGAAACGCTGTTGCGTGAAGCTCCCGATTTGTTGTCGGTCCGTTACCTATGCGGCACCACATTGCAGTTCGAATCCGGCAACCAACCGGAATTGGCTGACATCACTTACGAGATCTTGGAGCAGCGTTTTGCCGATGATGCATCCGCCATGGGGCAAGACGTTCAACTGGCCTTGGAACTGCGCGATGCGCGAGCCGAGAAAATCGGACAACCTATGGACGTACCACTGCGGTCCATTTACGGAACGGTGGGTCGCATCGAGCAGATGCAGGGGCAAGTCGTCCTGATGCCATTTTGGTCCACGCGTTTTGAGGACTCGCTGCAGCTGATCCCTACGCTACAAAAACTTGAATCGGAGTTCCCCGACGACGTGTCGGTGGTCGGCATGAACCTGGATCCGTCTGGCGACGACGTGCGCGGATGGATGTCAAAAGCGGGGCTTGAATTGCCGACCGTGGCACTGCAACAAAACGCCGATGAATCCGTGAAAGTCAGTCCGGTCGCCCGCCAATTTGGAATGGGGGGACGACCGATGACCGTGATCCTGGACCGTCAGGGAATCGTTCGAAAAATCCTTTTCGGCGACCAAAACCTGCGTGCCACCGTCGAAGCCTTGGTCCTGGCCGATGCGGGTCAGGGAAACCCGTGA
- a CDS encoding DUF456 domain-containing protein translates to MISELSLLAAPDTAWWQAPWIAASGAALLAIGMVIAVAMSWMLNLIALPGNWIAVGLMAIYAWLAPDDGRMGMAATPVVLAFVLAAIGEGLEFLAGAVGASRAGASRRATVYSLGGSMLGAFLGAMVGLPIPVLGPVLAALLFGGAGATVGAIYAERTDGRPWRESWLIGKSAFWGRTIGTAGKAGAGALIVVVAFIAVLV, encoded by the coding sequence ATGATTTCGGAACTTTCACTGCTAGCAGCACCGGACACCGCATGGTGGCAGGCCCCGTGGATCGCGGCTTCCGGAGCCGCCTTGTTGGCGATCGGAATGGTGATCGCCGTGGCTATGAGCTGGATGTTGAATTTGATCGCGCTGCCGGGCAACTGGATCGCCGTGGGCTTGATGGCGATTTACGCTTGGCTGGCACCCGATGACGGGCGTATGGGGATGGCAGCGACGCCCGTTGTGTTGGCGTTTGTGTTGGCAGCGATCGGCGAAGGCTTGGAATTTTTGGCTGGTGCCGTGGGGGCCAGCCGTGCCGGGGCCAGTCGACGGGCAACGGTCTATTCACTGGGCGGATCGATGCTGGGCGCGTTTCTGGGGGCGATGGTTGGTTTGCCGATCCCGGTCTTGGGCCCGGTTCTGGCCGCATTGCTTTTCGGCGGTGCCGGTGCCACGGTCGGTGCGATCTACGCCGAAAGGACCGACGGTCGGCCTTGGCGTGAAAGCTGGCTGATCGGAAAGTCAGCGTTTTGGGGACGCACGATTGGGACCGCCGGCAAGGCGGGCGCGGGGGCATTGATCGTGGTGGTGGCTTTCATCGCGGTGCTGGTCTAA
- a CDS encoding HNH endonuclease, translating into MTHSVLDTNVLVLNRFYMAIRVVNVRRALTLLYRQCAEVISNDEEQFVSYDFDSWCELSRLASTDKQAGEDYLQAVGFELMVPRIVRLTRFDRMPAQTVRFNRKNLFTRDNHRCQYCGKDEPTHKLSLDHVVPRSHGGPTTWENVVCCCLRCNSRKGGRTPKQANMKLLTKPVKPRFHPLWSGPIDDPRYESWKTFVSMPAAS; encoded by the coding sequence ATGACCCACAGTGTGCTCGACACCAACGTGTTGGTACTCAACCGATTCTATATGGCCATTCGCGTGGTCAACGTGCGTCGCGCGTTGACACTTCTTTACCGGCAATGCGCCGAAGTCATCAGCAATGACGAAGAACAGTTCGTCAGCTACGACTTTGACAGCTGGTGCGAACTTAGCCGTTTGGCATCCACCGACAAGCAAGCCGGCGAAGATTACCTTCAAGCCGTCGGTTTTGAATTGATGGTTCCACGCATCGTCCGGCTGACGCGATTCGATCGAATGCCGGCACAGACCGTTCGGTTCAACCGCAAAAACTTGTTCACGCGCGACAATCACCGGTGCCAATACTGTGGCAAAGATGAACCGACGCATAAGTTGAGCCTGGACCACGTCGTGCCTCGTTCCCATGGCGGTCCGACGACGTGGGAAAACGTCGTGTGCTGCTGTCTTCGGTGCAACAGCCGCAAAGGTGGGCGAACGCCCAAGCAGGCGAACATGAAACTGCTGACAAAGCCGGTGAAGCCACGTTTTCACCCGCTGTGGTCGGGCCCGATCGATGACCCACGGTACGAATCCTGGAAAACGTTTGTCAGCATGCCTGCGGCCTCATAG
- a CDS encoding ferredoxin family protein: protein MTHVVAEPCKGCKYTDCVVVCPVECFYEGDDMLYIHPEECIDCEACVPECPVEAIFHEDNLPDEWKSYLELNATKSEECEVITEKKAPLADQ, encoded by the coding sequence ATGACTCACGTTGTTGCCGAACCGTGCAAAGGCTGTAAGTACACCGATTGTGTCGTCGTCTGCCCGGTGGAATGTTTCTACGAGGGTGACGACATGTTGTACATCCACCCAGAAGAGTGCATTGACTGTGAAGCCTGCGTTCCGGAATGCCCGGTCGAGGCGATCTTCCACGAAGACAATCTGCCCGATGAGTGGAAGAGCTACTTGGAATTGAACGCCACCAAGTCGGAAGAGTGCGAAGTCATTACTGAAAAGAAAGCACCGCTGGCCGATCAGTGA
- a CDS encoding class I SAM-dependent rRNA methyltransferase: MPASTVALRVKPNRHFPFYARHPWVHAHALAAADTEFACGQIVDLTDHDGNWLGQGLANPDSKLRVRLYSFDPDRALDDSLWAERIDAAIDRRRLDSQHRAGDDEAERLVFSESDLLSGLIVDRYADCLSVQFTAAGIWRFRDTIVNHLMQATGCRAIKIQIDQRTARLEGMEPIDTWFNERWAADEGETEDPFARPVQYRQNGLNLSVDLRSGQKTGGYLDQALNHAQAARYLTGRRVLDVCCYHGGFGLVAAVSGAAEVLGIDSSEAALQQAAENVQRNSLSNVTFRQADCFDALKELAGESQQFDAVILDPPRFAGSRHQVASAMRAYARLNALAIDLLPPGGILVTCSCSGRVSVADFHDMLTDVGKRRRRDLILLQTRGAAPDHPVAASCPESEYLKCVIAQVH, encoded by the coding sequence ATGCCTGCATCCACGGTCGCCTTGCGCGTCAAACCCAATCGCCATTTTCCGTTTTACGCCCGTCACCCCTGGGTCCACGCCCACGCCCTGGCGGCCGCGGATACCGAGTTTGCTTGTGGCCAGATCGTGGACCTGACCGACCACGATGGCAACTGGCTGGGACAAGGCCTGGCCAATCCCGACAGCAAGCTTCGGGTCCGTCTGTACAGCTTTGATCCCGATCGTGCGTTGGACGATTCGTTGTGGGCCGAGCGAATTGATGCGGCGATCGATCGCCGGCGATTGGATTCCCAGCATCGTGCGGGCGACGACGAAGCGGAGCGGCTGGTTTTCAGCGAAAGCGATTTGCTGAGCGGTTTGATTGTCGACCGCTATGCCGATTGTCTCAGTGTTCAATTCACCGCCGCAGGAATCTGGCGTTTTCGTGACACGATCGTCAATCATCTGATGCAGGCGACGGGATGCCGCGCCATCAAAATCCAGATCGACCAGCGAACCGCGCGACTGGAAGGCATGGAACCGATCGACACTTGGTTCAATGAACGCTGGGCTGCCGATGAGGGCGAAACCGAGGATCCCTTCGCCCGGCCGGTTCAATATCGACAAAACGGGCTGAACCTAAGCGTCGATCTACGTTCCGGCCAAAAAACCGGTGGCTATTTGGACCAAGCGTTGAACCACGCCCAGGCGGCACGCTATCTGACCGGACGACGGGTTTTGGATGTCTGTTGTTACCACGGCGGCTTCGGACTGGTCGCCGCCGTTTCGGGCGCCGCTGAAGTCTTGGGGATCGATTCCAGTGAAGCGGCATTGCAGCAGGCGGCCGAAAACGTCCAGCGAAATTCGCTGTCCAACGTCACCTTTCGCCAAGCCGACTGCTTCGACGCATTGAAGGAACTGGCCGGCGAATCCCAACAATTCGACGCGGTCATTTTGGATCCGCCGCGATTCGCCGGTTCAAGGCACCAAGTCGCGTCGGCGATGCGTGCTTACGCCCGACTGAACGCACTGGCTATCGATCTGCTTCCTCCCGGTGGCATCTTGGTCACGTGCAGCTGTTCGGGACGAGTTTCGGTGGCCGACTTCCACGACATGTTGACGGACGTCGGAAAACGCCGCCGCCGTGATTTGATTTTGCTGCAAACCCGCGGCGCAGCCCCCGACCACCCGGTAGCGGCATCCTGTCCGGAAAGCGAGTACCTGAAATGCGTCATTGCGCAAGTCCATTAG
- a CDS encoding FHA domain-containing protein gives MSGVTIKILHGADRGRVYEEVQLPMTIGREEGNDIQLNDERVSRCHLKIQRDNDRLVLTDLDSTNGTKVNGVECQLKILRHGDLIAVGRSLMLVGSEEQIAARLAAMGTDGPTVKREMGSSDSSMRVELQGTNSPIPAEMMQVRELPNVPKDLSPGQKAQICEVLDYLQERLHRLIESAKHDDSGQDVQLQLGAWHRLLDTQAELAEMVRQITDPDWPS, from the coding sequence ATGTCGGGTGTAACGATCAAAATTCTTCACGGCGCAGATCGCGGCCGGGTGTACGAAGAAGTACAGCTGCCGATGACGATCGGTCGCGAAGAAGGCAACGACATTCAATTGAATGACGAAAGGGTCAGCCGCTGTCACCTGAAGATCCAACGTGACAACGACCGATTGGTGCTGACGGATTTGGACAGCACCAACGGTACAAAAGTTAACGGTGTTGAATGCCAGTTAAAAATCCTGCGTCACGGCGATCTGATCGCGGTCGGCCGTAGCTTGATGCTGGTGGGTTCGGAAGAACAAATCGCAGCACGCTTGGCCGCCATGGGCACCGATGGTCCCACCGTCAAACGTGAAATGGGATCGTCCGACAGTTCAATGCGGGTGGAATTGCAGGGCACCAATTCGCCGATCCCCGCGGAAATGATGCAGGTTCGCGAACTGCCCAACGTCCCCAAGGATTTGTCACCGGGCCAGAAAGCGCAGATCTGCGAAGTCCTGGATTACTTGCAAGAACGCCTGCACCGCTTGATCGAATCGGCCAAGCACGACGATTCCGGTCAAGACGTCCAATTGCAACTGGGTGCATGGCATCGGTTGCTGGACACCCAAGCGGAACTGGCCGAAATGGTGCGCCAGATCACCGACCCGGATTGGCCCAGCTGA
- the tkt gene encoding transketolase has translation MSVASTDIQTLAVDTIRTLSMDAVQTANSGHPGTPMALAPIAYQLYQHAMDYDPAQPTWPNRDRFVLSCGHASMLLYSSLHLIGVKALDDNGQPTDRLAVTLDDIKSFRQIGSVCAGHPEFGEAAGIETTTGPLGAGVSNSVGMAMAAKWLGATYNTDSATLFDYNTYALCSDGDLMEGVACEAASVAGHLKLDNLCWIYDDNGITIEGETDLAFSENVGQRFEGLGWNVVHVDDANDLAALGKAIDNFKACNDKPTIIIVKSIIGYGAPNKQNTHGAHGAPLGWDEVALAKQSYGFPPEEKFYIPDGVQQHFAEGVGERGKKAFDAWNETWAKYQKDHPEKAAELTAMFAGKLPEGWDKDIPVFPADEKGDATRNSSGKVLNAVAANIPFMIGGSADLAPSNKSDLKFDGAGNFQSGSYGGRNLHFGIREHAMAGITNGLSLSGLRSYAATFFVFSDYMRGGMRLSSIMHQPVIYILTHDSIGVGEDGPTHQPVEHLSACRAIPGLLVFRPGDSNEVAECYRTALSIDDHPSAFVLSRQNMPTLDRDVYADVSGCAKGGYVLSDCDGTPDVILMGSGSELNLCVEAAKTLTEQGKKVRVVSMPCMDLFQDQDQSYIDEVLPPAVTNRVAVEAGIRMSWDRWIGLDGKFVGMESYGASGPYAAVYEHFGINAEAVVNAASA, from the coding sequence ATGAGCGTCGCTTCGACTGACATTCAAACGCTGGCCGTCGACACGATTCGAACGCTCAGCATGGACGCCGTCCAAACCGCCAACAGCGGGCACCCGGGAACGCCGATGGCGCTCGCCCCGATCGCCTATCAGCTGTACCAGCACGCGATGGACTACGACCCGGCCCAGCCGACTTGGCCCAACCGCGATCGTTTCGTGCTGTCCTGTGGCCACGCTTCGATGCTGCTTTACAGCTCGTTGCATTTGATCGGCGTCAAAGCCTTGGACGACAACGGCCAGCCCACCGACCGCCTGGCTGTCACCCTGGACGACATCAAGTCGTTTCGTCAGATCGGCAGCGTCTGCGCCGGTCACCCCGAATTTGGCGAAGCTGCTGGAATCGAAACCACCACCGGACCGCTGGGCGCGGGCGTCAGCAACAGCGTCGGCATGGCGATGGCCGCCAAGTGGTTGGGGGCGACCTACAACACCGATTCGGCCACGCTGTTTGACTACAACACCTACGCCCTGTGCAGCGACGGGGACTTGATGGAAGGTGTCGCGTGCGAAGCCGCATCGGTGGCCGGCCACCTGAAGCTGGACAACCTGTGCTGGATCTACGATGACAACGGCATCACCATCGAAGGTGAAACCGATCTGGCATTCAGCGAAAACGTCGGTCAACGTTTCGAAGGCTTGGGATGGAACGTCGTCCACGTCGATGATGCCAACGACTTGGCCGCACTGGGCAAGGCGATCGATAACTTCAAGGCCTGTAACGACAAGCCGACGATCATCATCGTCAAAAGCATCATCGGCTACGGTGCACCCAACAAGCAAAACACGCACGGTGCCCACGGCGCCCCGTTGGGTTGGGACGAGGTCGCACTGGCGAAGCAAAGCTATGGGTTCCCGCCGGAGGAAAAGTTCTACATTCCCGACGGCGTCCAGCAACACTTTGCCGAAGGTGTCGGTGAACGTGGGAAGAAGGCTTTCGATGCGTGGAACGAAACCTGGGCCAAGTACCAAAAAGACCATCCGGAAAAGGCGGCTGAGTTGACCGCCATGTTCGCCGGCAAGTTGCCCGAGGGCTGGGACAAAGACATCCCCGTATTCCCCGCCGATGAAAAAGGCGATGCGACGCGGAACAGCAGCGGAAAGGTTCTTAACGCCGTTGCCGCAAACATCCCGTTCATGATCGGCGGATCCGCCGACCTGGCGCCCAGCAACAAGTCGGATCTGAAGTTCGACGGTGCCGGGAATTTCCAATCCGGCAGCTACGGTGGACGCAACCTGCATTTCGGCATCCGCGAGCATGCGATGGCCGGCATCACCAACGGCTTGTCGCTGTCAGGTTTGCGTTCTTACGCCGCCACGTTCTTTGTCTTTTCGGATTACATGCGTGGCGGCATGCGTTTGTCGTCCATCATGCATCAACCGGTGATCTATATCCTGACGCATGATTCCATCGGCGTCGGGGAAGACGGTCCGACCCACCAACCGGTCGAACACCTTTCGGCTTGCCGTGCGATTCCCGGACTGTTGGTTTTCCGTCCCGGCGATTCCAACGAAGTTGCAGAGTGTTATCGCACAGCATTGTCGATCGATGATCACCCGTCCGCATTCGTGCTGTCGCGTCAAAACATGCCGACGTTGGATCGTGACGTTTACGCCGACGTCAGTGGGTGTGCCAAGGGCGGCTACGTTCTGTCGGATTGCGACGGCACACCCGACGTGATCTTGATGGGCAGCGGCAGCGAATTGAACTTGTGCGTGGAGGCCGCCAAGACCCTGACCGAACAAGGCAAGAAGGTTCGCGTCGTCAGCATGCCTTGTATGGATTTGTTCCAGGATCAGGACCAAAGTTACATCGACGAAGTGTTGCCGCCCGCTGTCACCAACCGCGTTGCCGTGGAAGCCGGGATTCGCATGAGCTGGGATCGATGGATCGGATTGGATGGCAAGTTCGTGGGGATGGAAAGCTACGGAGCCAGCGGTCCCTACGCGGCCGTCTATGAACACTTTGGCATCAATGCCGAAGCGGTCGTCAACGCCGCATCGGCTTGA